The Streptomyces sp. NBC_00440 genome contains a region encoding:
- a CDS encoding bifunctional 4-hydroxy-2-oxoglutarate aldolase/2-dehydro-3-deoxy-phosphogluconate aldolase, whose product MDLLTALRTHRIVAIVRGADADAALRTVLTLAEEHLPLIEVSLSGKDALDVIRRARAALGPGAPLGAGTVLTAEDAHAVRDAGAGFVVTPAVCEAVTEAGRLGLPVLAGVMTPTDIVAARRLGADAFKIFPAAQAGGPGYLRALRGPFPDAPFVPVGGVDADAAGSYLAHGATAVGVGSPLIGDAADGGSTAALRERARAFRDAVRAAASADTVR is encoded by the coding sequence GTGGATCTGCTGACCGCGCTGCGCACCCACCGGATCGTCGCCATCGTGCGCGGCGCCGACGCGGACGCCGCGCTCAGAACCGTACTGACCCTGGCGGAGGAGCACCTCCCGCTCATCGAGGTCTCTCTCAGCGGCAAGGACGCACTCGACGTCATCCGCCGGGCCCGCGCCGCGCTGGGCCCCGGTGCGCCGCTCGGTGCGGGCACCGTGCTCACCGCCGAGGACGCACACGCGGTGCGGGACGCGGGAGCCGGCTTCGTCGTCACCCCTGCCGTCTGCGAGGCCGTCACCGAGGCCGGGCGCCTCGGGCTGCCCGTCCTGGCAGGGGTGATGACCCCCACCGACATCGTCGCCGCGCGGCGGCTCGGTGCGGACGCGTTCAAGATCTTTCCCGCTGCGCAGGCCGGTGGCCCCGGATATCTGAGGGCACTGCGGGGCCCGTTCCCGGACGCGCCGTTCGTGCCGGTCGGAGGGGTGGACGCCGACGCGGCCGGGAGCTATCTCGCGCACGGGGCCACCGCGGTGGGTGTCGGCTCGCCGCTGATCGGCGACGCGGCCGACGGCGGCAGCACCGCAGCACTCCGCGAGCGGGCGCGCGCCTTCCGCGACGCCGTACGCGCCGCCGCCTCCGCGGACACCGTCCGATGA
- the dgoD gene encoding galactonate dehydratase: protein MKITRIETFLVPPRWLFCRIETDEGIVGWGEPVVEGRAEVVRAAVDVLAEYLIGKDPLRIQDHWQVLSKGGFYRGGPILSSAVAGIDQALWDIAGKAYGAPVHALLGGPVRDEVRVYAWVGGDEPAQLTEEITAQVEAGFTAVKMNAAGRTTPLATPAETAAVVDRVSAARAVLGPGRDVAIDMHGRFGPAGARRVLHAIEPLHPLFVEEPLLPEQGHLLPALVGATSVPIATGERLYGRADFLPALTAGIAVAQPDPSHAGGISEVHRIASLAETYGAQLAPHCPLGPIALAASLQIAFATPNFLIQEQSRGIHYNKDADLLSYVVDTEPFRFVGGRARRTALPGLGVTVEESAVRAADRSGHAWRNPVWRYDDGAFAEW from the coding sequence GTGAAGATCACTCGTATCGAGACCTTCCTCGTACCGCCACGCTGGCTGTTCTGCCGGATCGAGACCGACGAGGGCATCGTCGGCTGGGGGGAGCCCGTCGTCGAGGGCCGGGCCGAGGTCGTACGCGCCGCCGTCGATGTCCTCGCCGAATACCTGATCGGCAAGGACCCGCTGCGCATCCAGGACCACTGGCAGGTGCTCAGCAAGGGCGGCTTCTACCGGGGCGGCCCGATTCTCTCCAGCGCCGTCGCCGGTATCGACCAGGCCCTCTGGGACATTGCGGGCAAGGCCTACGGCGCGCCCGTGCACGCGTTGCTCGGCGGTCCGGTCCGCGACGAGGTGCGGGTCTACGCCTGGGTCGGCGGCGACGAACCCGCCCAGCTCACCGAGGAGATCACCGCCCAGGTCGAGGCCGGCTTCACCGCCGTCAAGATGAACGCGGCGGGCCGCACCACACCCCTCGCCACCCCCGCGGAGACCGCCGCCGTCGTCGATCGGGTGAGCGCCGCCCGTGCGGTCCTCGGCCCCGGCCGTGATGTGGCCATCGACATGCACGGCAGATTCGGACCGGCCGGCGCCCGCCGGGTCCTGCACGCCATCGAGCCGCTGCACCCGCTGTTCGTGGAGGAACCGCTCCTTCCGGAACAGGGGCACCTGCTGCCCGCCCTCGTCGGCGCCACCTCCGTACCCATCGCCACCGGCGAACGGCTGTACGGGCGGGCCGACTTCCTGCCCGCCCTCACGGCCGGCATCGCGGTCGCCCAGCCGGACCCCTCGCACGCCGGAGGCATCTCCGAGGTCCACCGCATCGCCTCGCTCGCCGAGACCTACGGCGCGCAACTCGCCCCGCACTGCCCCCTCGGCCCCATCGCACTCGCCGCCAGTCTCCAGATCGCCTTCGCCACCCCGAACTTCCTCATCCAGGAGCAGAGCCGGGGCATCCACTACAACAAGGACGCCGACCTGCTCTCGTACGTCGTGGACACCGAACCCTTCCGCTTCGTCGGCGGACGGGCGCGGCGCACTGCCCTGCCGGGGCTCGGTGTCACGGTGGAGGAGAGCGCCGTACGCGCGGCCGACCGGTCCGGGCACGCCTGGCGCAATCCGGTGTGGCGGTACGACGACGGCGCCTTCGCCGAGTGGTGA
- a CDS encoding FadR/GntR family transcriptional regulator — MTPYARRGVHGQTVETLARRVLSGEIPEGATLDLVALQAELDVSLTALRESLKVLAAKGMVDARQKRGTFVRARADWNLLDADVLRWQFAGGTGSGTDLALLHNLGEVRGIIEPAAVRLAAARRTDADLDALEAALAAMGEQAGGAAHAVEADLAFHRALLAATHNELLERMEMVIESGLAHRDEIVHSSPHGEDPVPSHRAVLDAVRDQDPAAAESAMRDLLDQAVRDLDRAHGTRPATDEGTANR; from the coding sequence ATGACGCCATACGCGCGCCGCGGAGTGCACGGCCAGACCGTGGAGACTCTCGCGCGCCGGGTGCTGAGCGGCGAGATCCCCGAAGGAGCGACCCTCGATCTCGTGGCGCTGCAGGCCGAGTTGGACGTCAGCCTGACCGCCTTGCGGGAGTCCCTGAAGGTCCTCGCCGCGAAGGGGATGGTCGACGCGCGTCAGAAGCGCGGCACCTTCGTCAGAGCCCGCGCGGACTGGAACCTCCTCGACGCGGACGTGCTGCGCTGGCAGTTCGCGGGTGGCACCGGCTCCGGCACCGACCTGGCACTGCTGCACAACCTCGGCGAGGTGCGCGGCATCATCGAGCCGGCCGCTGTCCGGCTGGCCGCCGCCCGACGCACCGATGCCGACCTGGACGCACTCGAAGCGGCCCTCGCCGCGATGGGTGAGCAGGCGGGCGGCGCGGCCCACGCGGTCGAGGCGGACCTCGCCTTCCACCGCGCGCTCCTCGCGGCCACCCACAACGAGTTGCTCGAACGCATGGAGATGGTCATCGAGTCGGGCCTCGCGCACCGCGACGAGATCGTGCACAGCTCGCCGCACGGCGAGGACCCCGTACCCAGCCACCGGGCTGTGCTCGACGCCGTACGCGACCAGGACCCGGCTGCTGCCGAAAGCGCCATGCGGGACCTGCTCGACCAGGCCGTACGGGACCTCGACCGGGCCCACGGCACCCGGCCGGCCACCGACGAGGGGACCGCGAACCGGTGA